CAAAGTGACATTTCTTTGAACCAAACCTGAGGCAAAATGTATGAATAATTCCCCGTTTCTACAGCCAGGATGCCCTAACCCTAGCCCAATCAAAAACAATGttgaaaaatgcattttacatAATAACAGTTTTAAGGTTTACACTTTAacctaacacacacaaaaaaaatcaatatcagGAGGAGACAACTTCTTTGGAGCTTGCAGCAAGAAGGACATGTGACCCGTGGAGCTATCCTATCATGGTCTAATGATGCAACATGAATATTCGGACAATGTTAGGCCAATCTcacttgatttttttatttcagctgcATACATAGTCACCATTTAGTAGACAACTGTTAACCTACcacagggttagggttagggtccagattttttttttttttttttaaatctgcaaTCTTACTTCTCAACCTTAAttaagataaaaaaagaaaaataataataaaccagTAATTTATCAACTGTGGATGATTCAGATCTATGTCAGCTAAAATATCTTAGATATAAAATATAACAGCAAGCTGtataatgtgttttcatttAGAATATTGTTCATGGACAATAGATGCATCTCTTAACATGTTATATTTTGATAATACTATTCAGAATActccacattttcttttaaacaaataatcattttaaaaacttccaaacacttttttaaaagcctGTTCATCCACCACACGTCCAAAATGAGTTGAGAAATACAGAGTCTCCGCACTGCTGTATCTCTTAAATTTCAGTATGGTCTCATTTACGGAGTCCCCTGTGTCTCCAATGGTCATGACATCTGACACTGGCAGGTACATATCATGGCGCTTTCCCCAGAAAGTGAGGTGGGACACTTTGAGCGTGGTCTGAGATGGATCCAGATACATCATTCCCACCACCCTTCTGAAGAAGTAACTGGCAGTATACAGCATAACACCAGCAAACAGAGCTATCCCTGTCGTGTAGCCGACAAGAAAGGCGGAGGCAGCTCCCTGGAAGTAGAGGACGTACACCGGGGGCAAGAGGACCACAGTTATTGCAGTTTGGAGGAGTTTGAGCCTGGACACAGCTCGAAGGAGCTTAATGTATGGCAGGGTGTAAATCATAGTGTACTTCTGTGTGGACACATCCGAGTAATTAACAAGGGCTGTGATTTTAGGGATAACAGGTCCATGTAGGCGCTGCTGAATTGGCCTGAGACTTGGTGAACAAGGCTGCAAACTGTAAGGTGTTCGAGCTGCGAACAGACTTGATCCTCTGGTGAAGGACAGGACGTGGGGAGTTAATCTGCACCGAAGAAGCGACCTGAtctgtagaaaaataaataacatcaaACAGATAAATTCAATATGACATGTTATTCTCTGTCAGTATTTCCTACCAGGGTTCATCAATACAATCTCAGAGAACAACACATGTGGGGGATCAGATAAAGACCTGTTCCAAAACAACTACTGATGGCATAATGTAACTCTACAATGGccttatttaataaataaataaataaataaataaataaataaataaatggagtcTGGAGAAAATGAAGACATTGATGGATTCTCATACACATTTTCCACATGTGTGTTCTAAGCAAGTGCATTATCAATGTATACCTGTAAGTATTTGTACCACATAACCCGTCTAATGGCATGGACATGTATAGTAATAGGGGTCTCATCTCCAGCTGATATAGAATCCTCCACTTTGTGCAGGTGGTACTCTGCACACCAGTTCACAAACCCGTCCGCTCCAGCTCTATGGCTGGAAATAAGCTCCACTCGCATATAACTTGCATCCATTTAGTTTAACAGACACGGTTGAGCTCTTTGACAGTAGGTAAAGTTTCTCACAGAAGGAAAATAGATTGCTTGTTACCACATTAGCAAATGAGGACTTGCCTCTAGGCATACCATCTGGAAACCAATACTGTAAAAGATCAGGTTTAGCTCTTCATCAAGCCAGGTGGTAAAATATGAGGGAAGCACTTTTTTGGCTCATTtaggtcaccacagcagataaTTTGCCTCCACCTCACCCTGGTATATCCTCGGTCATATCTAAATATCctcttttttgcttctgccTGGCaactccatcttcaacatctttTATCCAATATATCCattatccctcctctgcacatgtccaaaccatctcagctttGCTTCTCTAACTTTGCCTCTAAACTGTTGAACCTGACCTTTCCCTCTGATGCGCTCATTCCTAATTTTGTCCATTCTGATCTCTCCCTATGAAGCTCTTACAACTCTTCCACCTCCGATCTTTTTGCCAGTGCCATCAtgtccaaaccatacatcatagcatCACTACCATCTTGCAAACCTTCCCCTTCACTCTTGCTGCCATAAATCACCCCAGACCCTCATCTCAGCCTTCCTGTACTCTCTACTTCACTTATTTTGTGCACTGTACGTTGCTATTGCAGTAATatacaaaatataatattatgcagttgcttaaaaaaatacaagaggTATACCCAGACGAACACTTGCAGTACATGTACAGCAGCTGTTGTGTAGCCGCTGTGTGGAATAAAAGAACCTGAAGGTGCACATGTCCTGACTGAGCTGtcaccaatgactgtagaaaacacacAGCCCTGCCACAGCACTAATGACCTTGTGTGGCTAAAAATTAATCTTACTGATAATAACAGTCAATGCTGGATAAGAGCTTGCATATAAAACGAGGCTTACCATGATCAGAGACCagctaaatgaaagaaaaacgcagaaacaagaaagatgGATCACGAAATGACATGACTTGAACGAGCGCTAACAGGAAGCAGTTATGCGGTGTGACCCGGATGTGCTCACCTTTAACGTCTcgtttttatgttaatgtatgtttaattatttcttttttttgttccgAGACATCCTGTGAGAAAGCTGTCAATGATCGCTCTGTAACAGCTCAGTGAGaataataattacaattttattataattttgaataaatctaattcattttgggggtgttAGCTTAAATGCGGAACGGGAAGCGTAAATCAGCAGTTCCCTTTAAGTCGCGGACAGGGGACTGTCTCTTGGTAATGAGTGTTTTATCGCCGGGCAAAACATGTTCTTATCTCATTTAGGTCGTTTAAAGAAACTAAAATTAGGACAGTAAACGTCCCACACCTTAAATGCGGAACATTTCCTGCCAGGTGCTATTTTCTGCTGTGGGACAGGTGGAGAAGACAAAGACAGGACAACGATGGTCCAGCTGGGAGATGAAGCGACCCTGTACTCCCTTATCTTCGTGGGGATCCTGCTGGGGACCCGAAGCCCGGTGTGGACAGTGGTCCTCACCGCCTCTCTCTACCTCTTTCTAGCCATGTTCCGCTTCCCACAGGTACCATCCAGCCGAACCCAGAAGGTGCTCCACCCAGTCAAGGGCACGGCGGGCACCGGCAAGGTGTCGGTGGTCGCTCACCGGGGCGGCGGGCACGATGCACCGGAGAACACGATAGCATCTATCCGAGAGGTGAGAGAATGAGGTGGGGAGGGTTTTGGAGCGATAATCCTTCATATgcccttttttgtttctttttttatggcAGTGGTTGCAAGGGGAACTACTGCGATGTCTTTAACTTCTGGTATTCACACCCAGTT
This sequence is a window from Oreochromis niloticus isolate F11D_XX linkage group LG6, O_niloticus_UMD_NMBU, whole genome shotgun sequence. Protein-coding genes within it:
- the tmem186 gene encoding transmembrane protein 186, which produces MIRSLLRCRLTPHVLSFTRGSSLFAARTPYSLQPCSPSLRPIQQRLHGPVIPKITALVNYSDVSTQKYTMIYTLPYIKLLRAVSRLKLLQTAITVVLLPPVYVLYFQGAASAFLVGYTTGIALFAGVMLYTASYFFRRVVGMMYLDPSQTTLKVSHLTFWGKRHDMYLPVSDVMTIGDTGDSVNETILKFKRYSSAETLYFSTHFGRVVDEQAFKKVFGSF